CGTTTTGTCGGATTTTATActacaaagaaaataaaatgagATAAGGGGAGGTGGTTGGAGCTCATCGCTTGCGGTTGGCATCGCAGCGGCCCATCTCCGTATATGCATCTACGGCGGGAGGGTCGTCGTCGTCATCTATGTTGGTGGTGCCTCTCTCCGATGCTGACAAAATGTAGctggagaggcggcggaggaggcgttGTTGCTCCTTCACGTGGCGGGCGACCTTGGTGGCGGTCGACTCCTCCCTCGCGAGGCGCTCGGACGCCTCGAGCTTGAGGCGGAGCAGCTTCGTGTTCTAGCACCGGAGTCACCTCATGTCGGAATCCGTCGTGGTCAGCAAGCGCCACATGACCTTGCGGAGGAGCGCCTCCTCCGGGTCGACGGGGCTGGAGCATGCCCACTGGCAGGAAGAGCCGGGCTCCGACGCAGTCGCTGCCCCGCTGTCGCTCGCATCGAGCCGCCTTCGCCTTGGACTCCCATGCGCGTTCGCACGAGAGCCGCGAGCACGAGCACCTACCGCTGCCAAGGCTTTGCTAGCGTCGGAGGGGAAGGGGAGACGTCCGCTCGGCTCCGGATCTGGAGCGATGCGGAGCGGAACGGGTGGGCGCGGCCCGCATCCCACCGGCAGTGTGTGGAGGAACTGGGGGTGGACGCGATCGAACTCGAGCTCCGGCCGGTGTCCAGGCGCGAGCTCCACCTCGTACAACGCGTCGCTACTGGatctgtcgtcctcctcctcgttccaGTCCATGGAATCGCTCTTGCTGTCGAGTCCTGGCCAGACTTGGCCATGGCTGAGGGCGGATTTGGGAGGAAGCGGAGGAGACGAGGGAAGCGGAACAGACGAGTGGACCGACAAAAGTGAGGGTTTGACTCCGGTTCGTCCGATGGGTTGGGGTATTTGTGAGGGCATTGGCGGGGATGGCGTGAGCCCTAGCTGGCCGATCCGACATGGCGCCCGTGTCCAGGCCTGTCCGGATGTCCTCATATCAGCCCCAGATAGAGTATGAGGAGTAACGATCAGTCCGATCATTTGAATGAGGTATGGGATATCCGGTTTGGTGATGTTTTTTCATCCAGTCAATGTCCGGGCAGCCCGTCCGGATGCTTGGCTGATATGGTTCGGTTGTATTTCCTCCGTtttaaattactcgtcgcagaaatggatatatctataactaaaatacaacTAGATACATTCATACttacgacaagtaattcggaacggaggtagTAGATGCTCTTATCTCCTCGTTTCCGTAAAGTCCGTAtggaattttgcttctagaagAAAGCCAGACGACTTAAGAGACCGAAATTGCTTAGCAGACTGGGTATCTCTTATGCCAAACTACACGTGCTGGGCGTACCCCATTTAATAATGAAGcgtattttcatttttatttaaaTACTAAAAGATAAGATGCTGCTAGTAGTATCAGACTCGGTCTTCCTGCATCACTGTCGTCGGTCTAGTAGTCCATTGACTGGGACTGAATGATTCTACATAATCAGTTGCGACCAAGGAACAGAGAAGAAACCATCGCAAAAAAAAAGGAACAGAGAAGAAAGACGAAGAGATCGACGAATCAGGATTCAGTAACGAACGCAGTCATAGGCAGCTACTAGCGATCAAATTAAAGATGATGCTGGCTGAATTCAAAGTAGCACGTGAGCCGCTGTCCCTATCTCTCACGGCGACTAGGAACAAGAGTGCTCTACTTGTCTGCGCTGGTAATCAACTTTTTACATGATTCGCCACAAAATCAAGCAGCTTGCTTTCTTGTGTAAGTATAATTATCCAAGTGGGATCCTTTCATGAAAAAGGGATAACTATGACACAAAATATATCTGAAAAATGGTTTTGCTATTTCTTAGGCGCGACACGtgggagaaataattatttttatgtcaCCTCCAAAAACCATATGATACCTTATGTAGACCATTCAATAAAATAGGATAAACATAATAGATATGATAATTTGATCAGAGACAAATGAATTTAGACATGTGATTTGGTAGATAAGATAAAAACGATAAGGACACATACAATGGAGTGAAGAAGACGGGTTCGTAGTAGCATCAGAAGCGGACAAGCATGTTTGGCTCTTgggtgaaaaaaaaaacaaaaacaaaatcaacACTAGGTACACGCAACTATTCACACTTTTTGACCTTAAAATTTTGTTTTTTGCACTGGAGCTGACGAGAGTTTTTTCCTTTGTAAAACTTTATGTTAGTACTccatccgtaaagaaatataagagcgtttagatcactaaaataatgatctaaacactcttatatttgtttacagagggagtacaacggaagatcaagtttatttaaaaaaataaaaaaaaatacttttCATAATTAGTAATTTCCCCCATATCAGGTGTATATATACCTGAGAGTCAAAGGATATTCTATCTAGAGCCATATATTATCGGCATAGAGAAAGTAGTCGTCCTTGGGGAAGTCATCATGTGCAGCCACAGAAAAAAAGATGCCAGCGGTCATGGGTAATTGTTCCAAAAACCCGATCGCCCTTGATCACAAGAGGTAGGATTTTAGAGGCCTGTTATTCCACTTTCGGTGCATGTGGAGAAACGAAATGAGGAAGTTATATGTGGTATAAAGCTCTGGAACTGAAGCGTGATCTCATATGTGTTTATATTGCACGTATGAGAGACCAGGAGAGGTGGGACTTACAAGAACAAGCGGTGATTTTTTTTACTTTGATAAATGATGGATTTTATTAGCTTAAAATGAAGATTAAGAAGATACAAACAAAATAAACACACACCCGACGTTATGTGCACACAATCAACACCAACATATGCACACAGAAATAGACCGACAAATACCAAAGTCATATAATACCGACGTTATGTGCGTgcgaggaaaaagaaaaataaacaccAAAGCGATCAGATCCACGATCAGCAAACTACAAGAGGgattgttggggatatgactatcaggcatgacccgcccaggagaggccgggtcatccctatggtgGTTCATCTCAAATGAAGCCCAAGAACATATTAAcaatggcggttcatagataggattagtagagggcccaaacccgaaggcggcttaaggccggCAGATATAAACCGCTATGTAtatagacttgtattgtaaggcatgtaagaaaggtcacagagccggatacgttgtataagccgaccgggactctgtaagccgcagggcgtcaacccgtgtatataaggggacgacccagcggcggcttagaacaagaaacaacagatcgagagccgggtcaagcgtattcgctccctgctcatcaaaaccctagcaataccacctacaACTGGATTagacttttaccttcaccgtaaggggccgaaccagtataaactcctcgtgtcctttatcctgattaacccctttaagctaacctcatcgcgatggctccacgactaaatcCTCACACTAGTACATCTGCCGAGACAATTTCACGACAGTTAGCGCCCACTGTGGGGatatcacacgatggtttcaagttcttagagggtaacttcaaagggatcaagggatacgccgtgggccggatggcGAAGAGCCGTCGcggtaagctctacatcgacgacgcgggctggggctgttggaaatatgccctagaggcaataataaaagcattattattatatttccttgttcatgataattgtctttattcatgctataattgtgttatccggaaatcgtaatacatgtgtgaataatagacaccaacatgtccctagtaagcctctagttgactagctcgttgatcaacagatagtcatggtttcctgactatggacattggatgtcattgataacgagatcacatcattaggagaatgatgtgatggacaagacccaatcctaaacatagcataagatcgtatagttcgtttgctagagttttccaatgtcaagtatcctttccttagaccatgagatcgtgtaactcccggataccataggagtgctttgggtgtgccaaacgtcacaacataactgggtgactataaaggtatactacgggtatctccgaaagtgtctgttgggttgacacggatcaatactgggatttgtcactccgtatgacggagaggtatcactgggcccactcggtaatgcatcatcataatgagctcaaagtgaccaagtgtctggtcacgggatcatgcactacggtacgagtaaagtgacttgccggtaacgagattgaacgaggtattgggataccgacgatcagatctcgggcaagtaacataccgattgacaaagggaattgtgtacgggattgattgaatcctcgacatcgtggttcatccgatgagatcatcgaggagcatgtgggagccaacatgggtatccagatcccgctgttggttattggccggagagtcatctcggtcatgtctacatgtctcccgaacccgtagggtctacacacttaaggttcggtgacgctagggttgtagggatatgtatatgcagtaacccgaatgttgttcggagtcccagatgagatcccggacgtcacgaggagttccggaagggtccggaggtaaagaattatatataggaagtgctatttcgggcatcgggacaagtttcggggtcaccggtattgtaccgggaccaccagaagggtcccgggggtccaccgggtggggccacctgccccggggggccacatgggctataggggggtgcgccttggcctatatgggccaagggcaccagccccaagaggcccatgcgcctagggttcaaggaagggaagagtcccaaagggggaatgcacctcctaggtgccttggggaggagggattcctcccttggccgcaccccctaggagattggatctcctagggccagcgccccccccttggactccctatatatagtggggaaaggagggcctctcaaccatgcctttggtgcctccctctccctctccaacacatcctcctcctccatagtgcttagtgaagccctgccggagtactgcagctccatcaccaccacgccgtcgtgctgctgctggagccatcttcctcaacctctcctcccccttgctggatcaagaaggtggagacgttacgctgaccgtacgtgtgttgaacgcggaggtgccgtccgttcggcgctaggatctccggtgatttggatcacgtcgagtacgccttcctcatccccgttttttgaacgcttccgcgcgtgatctacaaaggtatgtagatgcaatccaatcactcgttgctagatgaactcatagatggatcttggtgaaaccgtaggaaaaattttgttttct
The window above is part of the Triticum aestivum cultivar Chinese Spring chromosome 2A, IWGSC CS RefSeq v2.1, whole genome shotgun sequence genome. Proteins encoded here:
- the LOC123189045 gene encoding forkhead box protein P4; amino-acid sequence: MRTSGQAWTRAPCRIGQLGLTPSPPMPSQIPQPIGRTGVKPSLLSVHSSVPLPSSPPLPPKSALSHGQVWPGLDSKSDSMDWNEEEDDRSSSDALYEVELAPGHRPELEFDRVHPQFLHTLPVGCGPRPPVPLRIAPDPEPSGRLPFPSDASKALAAVGARARGSRANAHGSPRRRRLDASDSGAATASEPGSSCQWACSSPVDPEEALLRKVMWRLLTTTDSDMR